Part of the Jatrophihabitans sp. GAS493 genome, GGTGCCCAGATGCTCTGCTCGGTGCTCGCCGGGATCAGCGTCGCGATTCTCACCTCGACGGCATCGATAGCCCTGATGTTCGCCGTCTTCGCATTCTTCATCCCGACCACCGTGCTCGGCCGGATGCGTCGACGTCGGCAGGTCTTGCTACGTGAGCTCTGGCCCGAGGCGATAGACAACCTGGCCTCGGCGGTGCGGGCCGGGATGTCGCTGTCGGAGGGACTCTCGGCGCTCGCGATTCGCGGGCCCGAGCCGCTGCGTCTTCCGTTCGCGAGGTTCGGCGCGGCCTACCGAGCCTCCGGCCGATTTGGGGAGTGCCTCGACGTGCTCAAGGCTGATCTGGCCGACCCGGTGGGCGATCGGGTGTGCGAGACGGTTCGGGTGGCTCGGGAGGTTGGCGGCAATGACCTCGGCAACGTGCTACGGGCGCTGTCGGAGCTGCTGCGCTCCGACGCCCGCACGAGGGCCGAACTCGAGACCCGGCAGGGCTGGATCGTCAACGCGGCACGACTGGCGGTGGCGGCACCCTGGATCGTGCTGCTTCTGCTCGGCACTGAATCAACGACGCTGCAGGCCTACAACTCCACGACCGGCGTCGCACTGCTGGCTATCGGCGCGCTGGTTTGCCTGGCCGCGTACCGGATCATGCTGCGCATCGGTCAGCTTCCGCCCGAGCCGCGGGTGCTGCGATGACCCCGATTCTGGTTGGCGGATTGGTCGGGTTGCTCTTCGCGACGGGCGTCATCATCGCCGTCCGGGCGGCGCCACCGCTTCGTCCGGTGCGGCTGGAGGATCGCCTCGCGCCGTACCTGTTGGACACGCCCGTCCAATCCAGATTGTTGCAGCGACCGTCGGCGACGGCGGCGCCATTCCTGGTCATTCGCCGGCTCTTCGGCCCGCTGGGCGGCGACCTGGTGTCGATGCTCGACCGCGTCGTCGGCGGGACGGCCTCGGTACGCCGTCGGCTAGCCGGACTCGGCGGTCGCATGAGCGTCGAGGAGTTCCGAATCGAGCAGGTCGTGTGGGCCGCGCTCGGCATGATCGGTACGGCGACGCTGGTTGCCCTGCTGGGAGCTGCGCATGGGGGCGTCGATCCCGTTCTGACCATCGGCGCCGCGCTGCTCGGATTGGCCGGCGGTGTATTCGGTCGTGACTGGTGGCTGTCGCAGCAACTGCG contains:
- a CDS encoding type II secretion system F family protein, yielding MGAFLGLMLGVGLLLIWRSGSRAPARRAAPTTGWTRRRSDLLRQAGVEGVGSLQLLGAQMLCSVLAGISVAILTSTASIALMFAVFAFFIPTTVLGRMRRRRQVLLRELWPEAIDNLASAVRAGMSLSEGLSALAIRGPEPLRLPFARFGAAYRASGRFGECLDVLKADLADPVGDRVCETVRVAREVGGNDLGNVLRALSELLRSDARTRAELETRQGWIVNAARLAVAAPWIVLLLLGTESTTLQAYNSTTGVALLAIGALVCLAAYRIMLRIGQLPPEPRVLR
- a CDS encoding type II secretion system F family protein — protein: MTPILVGGLVGLLFATGVIIAVRAAPPLRPVRLEDRLAPYLLDTPVQSRLLQRPSATAAPFLVIRRLFGPLGGDLVSMLDRVVGGTASVRRRLAGLGGRMSVEEFRIEQVVWAALGMIGTATLVALLGAAHGGVDPVLTIGAALLGLAGGVFGRDWWLSQQLRRRESRMLAEFPVLADLLALSVIAGEAPVNALQRVCRLTGGELAADLDGALAQARSGLPITKALTELAERSTLEVFARFLEGLVVAIERGTPLADVLRAQAADVREVAKRALLEAGGKKEISMMVPVVFLLLPITVIFALYPGLATLTSLTN